A region from the Gavia stellata isolate bGavSte3 chromosome 12, bGavSte3.hap2, whole genome shotgun sequence genome encodes:
- the LOC104259319 gene encoding putative protein-lysine deacylase ABHD14B has protein sequence MAAPQLTESTITVEGQTLFYRQAEPAQPAPKLTVLLLHGIRFSSDTWLQLGTLATLAENGYRAVAIDLPGLGRSKDAVAPAPVGQPAPGTFLKAVSEALCLGPAVVISPSLSGMYSLPFLFQHSHLLKAYVPVAPICTEKFTAEQYAQIKTPTLIVFGDQDAELGQASLNNLRHLAEHRVLVLQGAGHACYLDKPDEWHRGLLAFLQQLE, from the exons ATGGCTGCCCCACAGCTCACCGAGAGCACCATCACGGTGGAAGGCCAAACCCTCTTCTACCGCCAAGCCGAGCCGGCCCAACCGGCGCCAAAGCTGacggtgctgctgctgcacggCATTCGCTTCTCCTCTGACACTTGGCTTCAGCTGGGGACGCTTGCCACACTGGCTGAAAATGGCTACCGAGCTGTGGCTATTGACCTGCCGG GGCTGGGGCGCTCGAAGGATGCTGTGGCCCCAGCGCCTGTGGGCCAGCCAGCGCCGGGGACTTTCCTGAAAGCGGTTTCGGAGGCTCTGTGCCTGGGTCCGGCCGTGGTGATCAGCCCATCGCTCAGCGGCATGTACTCCCTGCccttcctcttccagcacagccacCTGCTCAAGGCGTATGTCCCCGTCGCGCCCATCTGCACCGAGAAATTCACAGCGGAGCAGTATGCCCAGATCAAA ACCCCCACGCTGATCGTGTTCGGGGACCAGGATGCGGAGCTGGGGCAGGCCAGCCTGAACAACCTGCGTCACCTCGCTGAGCACCgggtgctggtgctgcagggcGCCGGACACGCCTGCTACCTGGACAAGCCTGATGAGTGGCACCGTGGGCTCCTGgccttcctgcagcagctggagtga
- the ACY1 gene encoding LOW QUALITY PROTEIN: aminoacylase-1 (The sequence of the model RefSeq protein was modified relative to this genomic sequence to represent the inferred CDS: deleted 4 bases in 2 codons): MLLCFLRVYPSAAGLPGLQPHLSASSAGQEGAHPTRCLPLAHPVPPACLLPTPAFPTLCPPLLPCPPLPTSCPLPAAGRSGAERSGAERAERGRAGPEGRRRQQRGGRADASPQSFAALVPDMAPGKSGKSTGASEDPSVTLFREYLRIDTVHPKPDYDAAVRFLERVGTDLGLACQKVEVCQGHVVLILTWQGTNPRLRSVLLNSHTDVVPVFEEHWTYPPFEAVKDSQGNIYARGAQDMKCVSIQYLEAIRRLKAEGKCFARTIHLTFVPDEELGGHKGMEMFVQRPEFRALNVGFALDEGLASPSDTFSVFYGEKSPWWIKVKCVGSPGHGSRFISNTAAEKMHKVITSFLAFRESEKQRLKSDSSLTLGDVTSLNLTMLEGGVSFNVVPSEMAAGFDVRIPPTVDLKAFEEQVAAWCQGAGDGVTYEFQQKCMDQHITSTEESDPWWKAFSGVCRDMKLQLKLEIFPAATDSRYIRAAGHPAIGFSPMNCTPVLLHDHNEFLNEQVFLRGIDIYARLLPALASVPPLPAEG, translated from the exons atgctgctctgttttctgcGTGTGTACCCAAGTgccgcggggctgcccgggcTCCAGCCCCATCTCTCTGCCTCTAGtgcggggcaggagggtgccCACCCCACACGCTGCCTGCCCCTGGCCCACCCTGTgccccctgcctgcctcctgcccaccccGGCCTTC CCCACCCTGTGCCCGCCGCTcctcccctgcccg cccctgcccacctcctgcccgctgccggctgcggggcggagcggggcggagcggagcggggccgagcgggcggagcggggccgggcagggccggaAGGCCGCCGGCGACAGCAGCGCGGAGGtagggccg ACGCTTCCCCCCAGAGCTTTGCAGCCCTGGTCCCTGACATGGCACCCGGGAAGTCCGGGAAGAGCACGGGGGCCTCGGAGGACCCCTCGGTTACGCTTTTCCGCGAGTACCTGAGGATTGACACCGTCCACCCCAAACCTGACTACG ATGCGGCTGTCCGGTTTCTGGAGCGCGTTGGCACCGACCTGGGCTTGGCCTGCCAGAAAGTGGAG GTGTGCCAGGGCCATGTGGTGCTGATCCTGACCTGGCAGGGCACAAACCCCCGCCTGCGCTCTGTCCTCCTCAACTCCCACACCGACGTCGTGCCCGTCTTTGAG GAGCACTGGACCTACCCACCCTTCGAGGCTGTTAAGGACTCACAAGGCAACATCTATGCCCGGGGTGCCCAGGACATGAAGTGTGTCTCCATCCA GTACCTCGAGGCCATCCGGAGGCTGAAGGCAGAGGGAAAGTGTTTTGCCCGCACCATCCACCTCACCTTTGTGCCTG ACGAGGAGCTGGGCGGACACAAGGGCATGGAGATGTTCGTGCAGCGCCCCGAGTTCAGAGCGCTCAACGTGGGCTTCGCCCTGGATGAGG GCCTGGCTAGCCCGTCTGACACCTTCAGCGTCTTCTATGGCGAGAAGAGCCCGTGGT GGATAAAGGTGAAGTGTgtgggcagccctgggcacgGGTCTCGCTTCATCAGCAACACGGCGGCCGAGAAGATG cacaaAGTCATCACCTCCTTCCTGGCCTTCAGGGAGAGCGAGAAGCAGAG GCTCAAGTCCGACTCAAGCCTGACCCTAGGGGATGTCACCTCGCTCAACTTGACCATGCTGGAGGGGGGCGTCTCCTTCAATGTGGTGCCCTCTGAGATGGCGGCCGGCTTCGACGTCCGCATCCCACCCACCGTGGACCTGAAG GCCTTCGAGGAGCAGGTGGCTGCGTGgtgccagggtgctggggacgGAGTCACCTATGAGTTTCAGCAG AAATGCATGGACCAACACATCACCTCCACCGAGGAGTCGGACCCGTGGTGGAAAGCCTTCAGCGGGGTCTGCAGGGACAT GAAACTGCAGCTCAAGCTTGAGATCTTCCCGGCTGCCACTGACAGCCGCTACATCCGAGCG GCAGGACACCCCGCTATCGGCTTCTCGCCCATGAACTGCACCCCGGTGCTGCTCCACGACCACAACGAGTTCCTTAACGAGCAAGTCTTCCTGCGGGGCATCGACATCTACGCCCGCCTCCTGCCCGCCCTGGCATCGGTGCCCCCCCTGCCTGCCGAGGGCTGA
- the LOC104254918 gene encoding probable G-protein coupled receptor translates to MASRTGLNTTDSLEPLSVPKQSIAQEVVGLLCMVLLTLTALVANTVVMVVILKTPLLRKFIFVCHLCVVDLLSAIFLMPLGIISSSSCFNRVIYSIAECQALIFLNVCFISASILTISIISVERYYYIVHPMRYEVKMTIRLAVAGVIFIWVKSVLITVLALVGWPQGNGATSASRCTVYWSPGAHKKVFVIIFSIVCFILPTIIIFAVYCSVYRVARMASLQHVPVPAQAAAPRHRSDSVASQVTIITTRNLPLPRLTPERFLGSNKAILTLVLIVGQFLCCWLPFFAFHLHSSVTAGTTGGGHGEMVVTWIAYSSFAINPFFYGLLNRQIREELARLRRSCLNRPLGQELCLSVSEASVQENFLQFLQRATCTLETHASCISASPRNRLDQTKMGFPIPGQVPEESS, encoded by the coding sequence ATGGCGAGCCGAACAGGGCTGAACACCACAGACAGCCTAGAGCCACTCTCCGTCCCCAAGCAGTCCATCGCCCAGGAGGTGGTGGGCCTCCTCTGCATGGTCCTCCTCACCCTCACCGCCCTGGTGGCCAACACCGTGGTGATGGTGGTCATTCTCAAAACCCCCCTTCTCAGGAAGTTCATCTTTGTCTGCCACCTCTGCGTGGTCGACCTCCTCTCCGCCATTTTCCTCATGCCCCTGGGGATcatctccagctcctcctgcttcAACAGGGTGATCTACAGCATTGCCGAGTGCCAGGCCTTGATATTCCTGAATGTCTGCTTCATCAGTGCCTCCATCCTCACCATCTCCATCATCAGCGTGGAGCGGTACTACTATATTGTCCACCCCATGAGGTATGAGGTCAAGATGACCATCAGGCTGGCAGTGGCTGGAGTGATCTTCATTTGGGTCAAGTCTGTTCTCATCACTGTCTTGGCACTAGTGGGCTGGCCTCAAGGCAATGGGGCCACCAGCGCCAGCCGCTGCACAGTCTACTGGAGCCCTGGGGCCCACAAGAAGGTTTTTGTGATCATCTTCAGCATCGTCTGCTTCATCCTGCCCACCATTATCATCTTTGCTGTCTACTGCAGTGTCTACCGTGTGGCCCGGATGGCATCCCTGCAGCATGTGCCCGTGCCAGCACAAGCAGCTGCACCGAGACATCGATCTGACTCCGTTGCCAGCCAAGTGACCATCATCACCACCAGGAATCTCCCACTGCCCAGGCTGACGCCAGAGCGCTTTTTGGGAAGCAACAAGGCCATCCTCACCTTGGTCCTCATTGTGGGACAGTTCTTGTGCTGCTGGCTTCCCTTCTTCGCTTTCCACTTGCACTCCTCTGTCACCGCTGGCACGACGGGTGGCGGGCACGGGGAGATGGTGGTCACCTGGATTGCCTACTCCTCCTTTGCCATCAATCCCTTCTTCTACGGGCTGCTGAACCGCCAGATCCGTGAGGAGCTGGCCCGGCTCCGGCGCAGCTGTCTCAACCGGCCGCTGGGCCAGGAGCTCTGTCTTTCCGTCTCGGAGGCCTCTGTCCAGGAAAACTTCTTGCAGTTCCTCCAGAGAGCGACTTGCACGCTGGAGACCCATGCCAGCTGCATCAGCGCCAGCCCCAGGAACAGGCTGGACCAGACCAAGATGGGCTTCCCCATCCCAGGTCAAGTTCCTGAAGAGAGCAGCTGA
- the PARP3 gene encoding protein mono-ADP-ribosyltransferase PARP3 encodes MACKRHASPPKQPDGKGKKAKYGEEDDTWSSTLAALKTAPKEKPPTTIDGLCPLSTVPGARVYEDYDCTLNQTNISTNNNKFYIIQLLEHDGAYSVWSRWGRVGEVGQSKLMTSASLEAAKKDFEKKFQEKTKNSWVSRENFVAQPGKYTLIEVQPGAGQEVEVALRVDGTDGDKVCKQRVLPCTLDKATQDLVSLIFSSDMFRDAMQTMNIDVKKMPLGKLSKQQIARGFEALEELEAALREQPPQAARLDDLSSRFYTIVPHNFGRSRPPPINSPELLRAKKDMLLVLADIEVAQSLQAQKVKEEEEEEEVVHPLDQDYALLCCQLSLLDPASREYQLIQNYVTQTGHKVRILNIWQVARDGEDERFKAHDLLEHRRLLWHGTNVAVIAAILKSGLRIMPHSGGRVGKGIYFASENSKSACYVGCTSKRVGIMFLTEVALGKPYRITCDDPTLCQPPAGYDSVLACGQTEPDPAQDEEVLLDGKKVLVCQGKPIPMPTYKDSSFSQSEYLIYQESQCRIRFLVQLHF; translated from the exons ATGGCCTGCAAGCGCCATGCATCCCCCCCGAAACAGCCGGACGGCAAGGGCAAGAAAGCGAAGTACGGAGAGGAGGATGACACCTGGAGCTCCACCTTGGCGGCCCTGAAAACTGCCCCCAAGGAGAAGCCTCCCACCACCATCGATGGGTTGTGCCCCCTGAGCACGGTGCCGGGTGCCCGG GTCTACGAGGACTACGACTGCACCCTGAACCAGACCAACATCAGCACCAACAACAACAAGTTCTACATCATCCAGCTCCTCGAGCACGATGGCGCCTACAGTGTCTGGAGCCGCTGGGGCCGTGTG GGGGAGGTGGGACAGTCCAAGCTCATGACCTCTGCCTCGCTGGAGGCTGCCAAGAAGGACTTTGAGAAGAAGTTTCAGGAGAAGACCAAGAACAGCTGGGTGTCGAGGGAGAACTTTGTTGCCCAGCCAGGGAAGTACACGCTCATTGAGGTGCAGCCGGGGGCCGGGCAGGAGGTGGAAGTTGCCCTCAGG GTGGATGGCACGGATGGGGACAAGGTCTGCAAGCAGCGGGTGCTGCCCTGCACCTTGGACAAAGCCACACAGGACCTGGTGTCCCTCATCTTCAGCAGCGACATGTTCCGGGATGCCATGCAGACCATGAATATCG ACGTGAAGAAGATGCCGCTGGGGAAGCTGAGCAAGCAGCAGATCGCGAGGGGCTTTGAGGcactggaggagctggaggcagcGCTGCGGGAGCAGCCCCCCCAGGCCGCTCGCCTGGACGACCTCTCCTCCCGCTTCTACACCATTGTCCCCCATAACTTTGGGCGGTCACGGCCACCTCCCATCAACTCCCCTGAACTGCTGCGTGCCAAGAAGGACATGCTGTTG GTGCTGGCTGACATCGAGGTGGCACAGAGCCTGCAGGCACAGaaagtgaaggaggaggaggaggaggaggaagttgTCCATCCGCTGGATCAGGATTACGCCTtgctctgctgccagctctccctgctGGACCCGGCTTCCCGGGAATACCAG CTGATCCAAAACTACGTGACACAGACCGGGCACAAAGTCCGTATCCTCAACATCTGGCAGGTGGCTCGAGACGGTGAG GATGAGCGCTTCAAAGCCCATGACCTCCTGGAGCACCGGCGCCTGCTTTGGCATGGCACCAACGTGGCAGTGATCGCGGCCATCCTGAAGAGTGGGCTGCGCATCATGCCCCACTCAGGCGGGCGCGTGGGCAAGGGCATCTATTTTGCCTCCGAGAACAGCAAGTCAGCTTGCTACG TGGGCTGCACATCCAAGAGGGTTGGCATCATGTTCCTGACGGAGGTGGCCCTGGGCAAGCCCTACCGCATCACCTGCGACGACCCCACGCTGTGTCAGCCGCCCGCTGGCTATGACAGTGTCCTCGCCTGCGGCCAGACGGAGCCGG ACCCTGCGCAGGATGAGGAGGTGCTGCTGGATGGCAAGAAGGTGCTGGTGTGCCAGGGCAAGCCCATCCCCATGCCCACCTACAAGGACTCCTCCTTCAGCCAGAGCGAGTACCTCATCTACCAGGAAAGCCAGTGCCGGATCCGCTTCCTTGTCCAGCTCCATTTCTGA
- the PCBP4 gene encoding poly(rC)-binding protein 4: MASPDGASGVGVSPEETELSITLTLRMLMHGKEIGSIIGKKGETVKRIREQSSARITISEGSCPERITTITGSTDAVFRAVSMIAFKLEEDLGAGSDGAAVGRAPVTLRLVIPASQCGSLIGKAGAKIREIRESTGAQVQVAGDLLPNSTERAVTVSGVPDTIIQCVRQICAVILESPPKGATIPYHPGLSLGTILLSANQGFSMQGQYSGVSPAEVTKLQQLSGHTLPFASLGHAPSMVPGLDTSSQSSSQEFLVPNDLIGCIIGRHGSKISEIRQMSGAHIKIGNQTEGSSERHVTITGSPVSITLAQYLITACLETAKSTSQAPPGPGSMDLGVGFSQPLTPGSGTPLPAVAPAPPALLGTPYTFSLSNFIGLKPVSFLALSPSSMAGPNCGTTTYTTKISAANGTKKGDRQKFSPY; encoded by the exons ATGGCGTCACCAGACGGAGCCAGCGGTGTGGGCGTCAGCCCCGAGGAGACGGAGCTCAGCATCACCCTGACCCTCCGCATGCTCATGCACGGCAAG GAGATCGGCAGCATCATCGGCAAG AAAGGAGAGACTGTTAAGAGGATACGAGAGCAG AGCAGTGCACGCATCACCATCTCGGAGGGGTCCTGCCCCGAGCGCATCACCACCATCACCGGCTCCACTGACGCCGTCTTCCGCGCTGTCTCCATGATCGCCTTCAAGCTGGAGGAG GACCTTGGAGCAGGGAGCGATGGGGCAGCAGTGGGCAGAGCGCCAGTGACACTGCGCCTTGTCATCCCAGCCAGCCAGTGCGGCTCGCTCATCGGCAAGGCGGGAGCTAAGATCCGAGAGATTCGGGAG AGCACGGGGGCACAGGTACAGGTGGCTGGCGACCTGCTGCCCAACTCCACCGAACGGGCCGTCACTGTCTCGGGGGTGCCGGACACCATCATCCAGTGCGTGAGGCAGATCTGCGCCGTCATCCTGGAG tCACCTCCGAAGGGGGCCACCATCCCCTACCACCCTGGCCTCTCCCTGGGCACCATCCTGCTCTCTGCCAACCAG ggcTTCTCCATGCAGGGCCAGTATAGTGGGGTCTCTCCTGCAGAG GTGAcgaagctgcagcagctgtcagGGCACACGCTCCCCTTTGCCTCCCTGGGCCATGCACCTTCCATGGTGCCAG GCCTGGACACCAGCtcccagagcagctcccaggagTTCCTGGTGCCCAATGAC CTCATTGGCTGCATCATCGGCCGGCATGGCAGCAAGATCAGTGAGATCCGGCAGATGTCGGGCGCCCACATCAAGATTGGGAACCAGACCGAGGGCTCCAGCGAGCGGCACGTGACCATCACGGGGTCCCCCGTCAGCATCACCCTGGCTCAGTACCTCATCACAGCCTG CTTAGAAACGGCCAAATCTACCTCCCAGGCACCACCGGGCCCTGGCTCCATGGACCTCGGCGTGGGCTTCTCCCAGCCCCTCACCCCGGGCTCCGGCACACCGCTGCCTGCCGTcgccccagcccccccagccctgctgggcACCCCCTAcaccttctccctctccaacttCATCGGTCTGAAGCCAGTGTCCTTCCTGGCACTGTCCCCATCCTCCATGGCGGGTCCCAATTGCGGCACCACCACCTACACGACCAAGATCTCAGCAGCCAACGGCACCAAGAAAGGCGACCGGCAGAAGTTCTCACCCTATTGA
- the ABHD14A gene encoding protein ABHD14A, translated as MQLARSRLGLLLLGALLTVVLYLLLPAAQHEQRLAGARPAEEKRGRRVANATVRVGMAAGEPPIFYREVSAGPRAAGTTSPGRLDVLFLHGQAFTSKTWEALGTLTLLAEEGYHAVAIDLPGYGDSPPAEMVATAQGRVAFLDHVLQELGMRRPVLISPSMSGRFALPFLLARGDQLAGFVPVAPVGTKDYAAEQYRQVQTPTLILYGDRDASLGPQALQSLQHLPRHRVAVVSDAGHACYLDKPEDFHQALLGFLRQLK; from the exons ATGCAGCTCGCCCGCAGCCGCCTGGGGCTTCTGCTCCTCGGGGCGCTCCTCACCGTTGTCCTCTACCTCCTGCTCCCAGCCGCCCAGCACGAGCAGCGCTTGGCGGGCGCCCGGCCTGCTGAGGAGAAGCGGGGCCGGCGGGTGGCCAACGCCACTGTGCGAGTGGGGATGGCTGCGGGAGAGCCCCCCATCTTCTACAgggaggtgtctgcagggccCCGGGCCGCTGGCACCACCAGCCCTGGGAG GCTCGATGTTCTGTTCCTGCACGGCCAGGCGTTCACCTCCAAGACGTGGGAGGCCTTGGGCACGCTGACACTGCTCGCCGAAGAAGGCTACCATGCGGTTGCAATAGATCTACCTG GCTATGGGGATTCGCCCCCAGCGGAGATGGTGGCCACAGCACAGGGCCGGGTGGCTTTCCTGGACCATGTCCTCCAGGAGCTGGGCATGCGGAGGCCCGTTCTCATCAGCCCGTCCATGAGCGGGCGCTTTGCCCTGCCCTTCCTCCTGGCGCGGGGAGACCAGCTGGCTGGCTTTGTGCCCGTGGCACCCGTGGGCACCAAGGACTACGCTGCTGAGCAGTACCGGCAGGTCCAG ACGCCCACCCTGATCCTCTACGGTGACCGTGATGCAAGCCTGGGTCCCCAGGCCCTGCAGAGCCTCCagcacctccccaggcaccgCGTGGCCGTAGTGTCTGACGCTGGCCATGCCTGCTACCTGGACAAGCCAGAGGATTTCCACCAGGCCCTGCTGGGCTTCCTGCGCCAGCTGAAGTGA